A portion of the Mustela erminea isolate mMusErm1 chromosome 19, mMusErm1.Pri, whole genome shotgun sequence genome contains these proteins:
- the CIC gene encoding protein capicua homolog isoform X5, giving the protein MYSAHRPLVPASGAASRGLGMFVWTNVEPRSVAVFPWHSLVPFLAPSQPDPSVQPSEAQQPASHPVASIQSKEPAESAAVAHEQPPGGTGSADPGRPPGATCPESPGPGPPHTLGVVEPGKGPPPTTEEEAPGPPGEPRLDSETESDHDDAFLSIMSPEIQLPLPPGKRRTQSLSALPKERDSSSEKDGRSPNKREKDHIRRPMNAFMIFSKRHRALVHQRHPNQDNRTVSKILGEWWYALGPKEKQKYHDLAFQVKEAHFKAHPDWKWCNKDRKKSSSEAKPASLGLAGGHKETRERSMSETGTAAAPGVSSELLSVAAQTLLSSDTKAPGSGSCGTERLHTVGGPGSARPRAFSHSGVHSLDGGEVDSQALQELTQMVSGPASYSGPKPSTQFGAPGPFSASGEGGALAAGGRPPLLPTRTSRSQRAASEDMTSDEERMVICEEEGDDDVIADDGFGATDIDLKCKERVTDSESGDSSGEDPEGSKGFGRKVFSPVIRSSFTHCRPPLDPEPPGPPDPSPPAFGKGYGPTPSSSSSSPASSSVSAATSFPLGSGTFKAQESGQGSTAGPLRPPPPGAGGPGTPSKATRFLPSDPAAFRRKRPESVGGLEPPGPSVIAAPPGGGGSVLQTLVLPPNKEEREGSGTRMPSAPAPSLAYGAPTAPLSRPAATMVTNVVRPVSSTPVPIASKPFPTSGRAEASPNDTVGARSEPVTGSRAPGSSPLGVSLVYSDKKSAAASSPAPHLVAGPLLGTVGKAPATVTNLLVGTPGYGAPAPPAVQFIAQGAPGSGATTGSGAGAGSGPNGPVPLGILQPGTLGKAGGITQVQYILPTLPQQLQVAPAPAPAPGTKAAAPGGPAPTTSIRFTLPPGTSTNGKVLAATAPTPGIPILQSVPSAPPPKAQSVSPVQAPPPGGSAQLLPGKVLVPLAAPSMSVRGGGAGQPLPLVSPPFSVPLQNGAQPPSKIIQLTPVPVSTPSGLVPPLSPATLSGPTSQPQKVLLPSSTRITYVQSAGGHALPLGTSPTSSQAGTVTSYGPTSSVALGFTSLGPSGPAFVQPLLSGQAPLLAPGQVGVSPVPSPQLPPACTAPGGPVITAFYPGSPAPTSSAPLAQPSQAPPGLVYTVATSTPPAATILPKGPPAPATATPAPTSPFPNASAGSMTYSLVAPKAQRPTPKAPQKVKAAIASIPVGSFEAGAPGRSGPAARQPLEPGPAREPPPPESELEGQPTTPAPPPPPETWAPMARSSPPPPPPAEERTSSKGPETVASKFPSSSSSDWRVPGLGLETRGEPPTPPSPAPAPASAPGGSGSSSSEGSSGRAAGDTPERKEAAGTGKKVKVRPPPLKKTFDSVDNRVLSEVDFEERFAELPEFRPEEVLPSPTLQSLATSPRAILGSYRKKRKNSTDLDSAPEDPTSPKRKMRRRSSCSSEPNTPKSAKCEGDIFTFDRTGTEAEDVLGELEYEKVPYSSLRRTLDQRRALVMQLFQDHGFFPSAQATAAFQARYADIFPSKVCLQLKIREVRQKIMQAATPTEQPPGAEASLPGPPPTGTAAAPVPTPSPAGGPDPTSPGSDSGTAPAAPPLPPPPEPGPGQPGWEGPPQPSPPPPGPSTAATGR; this is encoded by the exons ATGTACTCAGCCCACAGGCCCCTGGTGCCCGCGTCCGGCGCGGCCTCCCGTGGCCTCGGCATGTTCG TGTGGACAAATGTGGAACCTCGCTCTGTTGCCGTGTTCCCCTGGCACTCCTTAGTCCCTTTTCTGGCCCCCAGCCAGCCCGACCCCTCTGTGCAGCCAAGTGAGGCCCAGCAACCTGCCAGCCACCCAGTGGCCTCCATCCAGAGCAAAG AACCTGCTGAGTCGGCGGCTGTGGCTCATGAGCAGCCACCAGGTGGGACAGGGAGTGCTGACCCTGGGCGGCCCCCTGGAGCCACCTgccctgagagcccagggcctggaCCCCCCCACACTTTGGGGGTGGTGGAACCTGGAAAGggtccccctcccaccactgaGGAGGAGGCCCCTGGCCCTCCAGGAGAGCCCCGGCTGGACAGCGAGACGGAGAGTGACCATGATGATGC CTTCCTCTCCATCATGTCTCCCGAGATCCAGTTGCCCCTGCCACCCGGGAAACGCCGGACCCAGTCCCTTAGTGCCCTGCCAAAGGAACGAGACTCCTCTTCGGAGAAGGATGGACGCAGCCCCAACAAG CGGGAGAAGGACCATATTCGGCGGCCCATGAACGCCTTCATGATCTTCAGCAAGCGGCACCGGGCCCTGGTCCACCAGCGTCACCCCAACCAGGACAACCGGACCGTCAGCAAGATTCTGGGCGAGTGGTGGTACGCTCTGGGGCCCAAGGAGAAGCAGAAGTACCATGACCTGGCCTTCCAG GTGAAAGAGGCCCACTTCAAGGCTCACCCAGACTGGAAGTGGTGCAACAAGGACCGGAAGAAGTCCAGCTCAGAGGCTAAGCCTGCGAGCCTGGGGCTAGCAGGAGGACACAAGGAGACTCGGGAGCGGAGCATGTCGGAGACGGGGACTGCCGCTGCCCCTGGAG TGTCCTCGGAGCTCCTCTCCGTCGCAGCCCAGACACTCCTGAGCTCGGATACCAAGGCTCCAGGGAGTGGTTCCTGTGGGACAGAGCGTCTGCACACAGTGGGGGGACCTGGCTCGGCCCGGCCCCGAGCCTTCTCCCACAGTGGGGTCCATAGCCTGGATGGTGGGGAAGTAGATAGCCAGGCACTACAGGAACTGACTCag ATGGTATCCGGCCCTGCATCCTATTCTGGTCCAAAGCCTTCCACCCAGTTTGGGGCTCCAGGCCCCTTCTCAGCCTCTGGTGAGGGAGGTGCCCTGGCGGCTGGCGGGCGACCCCCGCTGCTGCCCACCCGGACCTCCCGTTCCCAGCGTGCAGCCAGTGAGGACATGACCAGTGACGAGGAACGCATGGTCATctgtgaggaggagggagacgaTGATGTCATTG CTGATGATGGCTTCGGCGCCACTGACATTGACCTTAAGTGCAAGGAGCGGGTGACTGATAGCGAGAGCGGAGACAGCTCTGGGGAGGACCCAGAGGGCAGCAAG GGTTTTGGCCGGAAGGTGTTCTCGCCTGTGATTCGTTCCTCCTTTACCCACTGCCGCCCACCGTTGGACCCTGAGCCCCCAGGGCCCCCGGATCCATCACCTCCAGCCTTTGGCAAAGGCTACGGGCCCACCCCTTCGTCGTCCTCGTCctcacctgcctcctcctcagtCTCAGCCGCCACCTCCTTCCCACTGGGCTCAGGGACCTTCAAGGCCCAGGAGTCAGGTCAGGGCAGCACGGCAGGCCCACTACGACCCCCacctcctggggctgggggcccagggacACCTTCCAAGGCCACCCGGTTCCTCCCATCGGATCCTGCCGCCTTCCGGCGCAAGAGACCTGAAAGTGTGGGAGGCCTGGAGCCACCAGGCCCCTCAGTCATTGCAGCACCTCCCGGCGGGGGAGGAAGTGTCCTGCAGACGCTGGTCCTGCCCCCAAATAAGGAGGAACGGGAAGGCAGCGGAACCCGTATGCCCTCGGCCCCAGCCCCGTCACTGGCCTATGGGGCCCCAACAGCCCCCCTGTCCCGCCCAGCTGCTACCATGGTCACCAATGTGGTGCGGCCTGTCAGTAGCACTCCTGTGCCCATTGCCTCTAAGCCCTTCCCTACCTCTGGCCGGGCTGAGGCATCTCCAAATGACACTGTGGGTGCCAGGTCTGAGCCGGTCACGGGGTCCCGGGCACCAGGGAGCTCCCCGCTGGGTGTAAGCTTAGTGTACTCGGACAAGAAGTCGGCAGCAGCCTCCTCGCCAGCCCCGCACCTGGTGGCTGGGCCCCTCCTCGGTACTGTGGGAAAGGCCCCTGCCACAGTCACCAACCTGCTGGTGGGCACACCGGGTTATGGTGCCCCAGCGCCCCCTGCTGTTCAGTTCATAGCCCAGGGGGCCCCTGGCAGTGGAGCCACCACAGGCTCTGGAGCAGGCGCTGGGAGTGGCCCCAATGGGCCAGTGCCCCTGGGCATCTTGCAGCCGGGCACCTTGGGCAAGGCTGGGGGAATCACCCAGGTGCAGTACATCCTACCCACGCTGCCCCAGCAGCTTCAGGTGGCACCTGCCCCGGCACCAGCCCCTGGGACCAAGGCAGCAGCTCCTGGCGGCCCCGCACCAACCACCAGCATCCGTTTCACCCTCCCCCCGGGCACCTCCACCAACGGCAAAGTTCTGGCGGCCACCGCACCCACCCCTGGCATCCCCATCCTGCAGTCCGtaccctctgccccgccccccaaag cCCAGTCGGTGTCTCCTGTACAGGCTccgcccccgggtggctcagctcagCTGCTGCCCGGGAAGGTACTGGTGCCCCTGGCGGCCCCTAGCATGTCCGTGCGGGGTGGAGGGGCTGGCCAGCCACTGCCCCTGGTGAGCCCGCCTTTCTCAGTACCTTTGCAGAATGGGGCCCAGCCACCCAGCAAG ATCATCCAGCTGACTCCGGTGCCTGTGAGCACACCCAGTGGCCTGGTGCCGCCCCTCAGCCCAGCCACACTCTCCGGACCCACCTCCCAGCCTCAGAAGGTCCTGCTGCCCTCCTCTACCAG AATCACCTACGTGCAGTCGGCGGGTGGGCACGCCTTGCCCTTGGGCACCAGCCCTACGTCCAGCCAGGCTGGAACAGTCACCTCGTATGGGCCCACGAGCTCGGTAGCCCTAGGCTTCACCTCGCTGGGGCCCAGTGGACCTGCCTTTGTGCAGCCCCTGCTTTCAG GCCAAGCTCCATTGCTGGCTCCTGGCCAGGTGGGCGTGTCGCCAgtgcccagcccccagctgccGCCAGCCTGCACAGCCCCCGGAGGTCCCGTCATCACTGCATTTTACCCTGGCAGCCCTGCACCCACCTCCTCTGCACCCCTAGCCCAGCCATCCCAGGCTCCCCCAGGTCTGGTCTACACCGTGGCCACTAGCACCCCACCTGCTGCCACCATCCTGCCGAAGGGCCCACCAGCCCCTGCCACTGCCACCCCGGCCCCTACCAGCCCTTTCCCTAATGCTTCAG cAGGCTCCATGACCTACAGCTTAGTGGCCCCCAAGGCCCAGCGGCCCACCCCCAAGGCCCCCCAGAAAGTGAAGGCTGCCATTGCCAGCATTCCCGTGGGTTCCTTTGAGGCAGGTGCCCCTGGGCGGTCAGGCCCTGCAGCTCGGCAGCCCTTGGAGCCTGGCCCAGCCCGGGAGCCCCCTCCCCCTGAGTCTGAGCTTGAGGGGCAGCCTACGACACCggcccctccaccacccccagaGACCTGGGCTCCCATGGCCCGGAGCagccccccgcctcccccgcctGCTGAGGAGCGGACAAGCAGCAAGGGCCCTGAGACTGTG GCCAGCAAATTCCCCAGCTCTTCGTCTTCAGACTGGCGAGTCCCTGGGCTGGGTCTGGAGACCCGTGGGGagcctcccacccctcccagcccagcGCCAGCTCCGGCTTCAGCCCCtggcggcagcggcagcagcagcagcgaggGCAGCAGTGGGAGGGCAGCCGGGGACACCCCTGAGCGCAAGGAGGCCGCTGGTACCGGCAAGAAGGTGAAGGTGCGGCCCCCGCCCCTGAAGAAGACCTTTGACTCTGTGGACAA CAGGGTCCTGTCAGAGGTGGACTTCGAAGAGCGCTTTGCTGAGCTGCCTGAGTTCCGGCCTGAGGAGGTGCTGCCTTCGCCCACCCTGCAGTCTCTGGCCACCTCGCCCCGGGCCATCCTGGGCTCCTACCGCAAGAAGAGGAAGAACTCCACCG ACCTGGACTCGGCCCCCGAAGACCCCACCTCGCCGAAACGCAAGATGAGGAGACGCTCCAGCtgcagctcagagcccaacaccCCCAAGAGTGCCAAGTGCGAGGGGGACATCTTTACCTTCGACCGTACAG GTACAGAAGCGGAGGATGTGCTCGGGGAGCTGGAATATGAGAAGGTGCCATACTCTTCCCTGCGGCGTACCCTGGACCAGCGCCGGGCCCTGGTCATGCAGCTCTTCCAGGACCATGGCTTCTTCCCATCAG CCCAGGCCACGGCAGCTTTCCAGGCCCGCTACGCAGACATCTTCCCCTCCAAGGTGTGTCTGCAGTTGAAGATCCGTGAGGTGCGCCAGAAGATCATGCAGGCGGCCACTCCCACGGAGCAGCCCCCTGGAGCTGAGGCCTCCCTTCCTGGACCGCCCCCCACTGGCACTGCTGCTGCCCCTGTTCCCACTCCCAGCCCTGCTGGGGGCCCTGACCCCACCTCACCTGGCTCGGACTCTGGCACAGCTCCAGCTGCCCCGCCACTGCCTCCGCCTCCAGAGCCGGGTCCTGGACAGCCTGGCTGGGAGGGCCCCCCCCAgccatcccccccgccccccggcccctcCACAGCTGCCACAGGCAGGTGA